TTATTGTCAAACCCGGCTCCCCGCACAATATCCCGGCCGGCCTTGACCAGATCGGCGGTTTCATCCACCACGCACGGTGGATTGCCCGGACCGGCGGCGATCACTTTTTTCCCGCTCCCCATAGCTTCTCTCACCACTGCCGGACCACCGGTCACCACTAAAAGGCGGATATCGGGATATTTCATCATTGCCCGGGCGGTTTCCAAAGAAGGAACACTTAGAGCGGTGACCAGATTTTCCGGTCCCCCGGCTTCCCGGATAGCCTGCTGGACCAAAGAGACGGCATGACCTGAGCATTTCACCGCCCCAGGGTGAGGATGAAACACTACCGCGTTCCCCCCGGCGATCATGCTGATCGTATTGTTGACAACGGTTGTCGTCGGATTGGTCGAAGGAATCAGCGAACCAATCACTCCATAGGGAGCGCGCTCGACCAGGGTCATGCCATGTTCATCGGTAAAGGCGGAAGGATCCAGGTCTTCGACTCCGGGTGTTCTCAGGGCCACCAGCCGGTGTTTTTCGATCTTGTCCGTTACCCGGCCAAAGCCGGTCTCTTCTACAGCCATCATGGAAAGTACTTCAGCGTGAGCCAAAATCGTCTTCCGGATGGCCCGAATCATATTCCGCCGCCGGTCCAGAGGGATCTCCATCAGTTCTTCCTGGGCTTTGCGAGCGGCCTCTGCCGCCCGATCGATATCAGCGAACAATCCGTCCGCCGCTTCAGCCTGCCCGTCTGCGTGCAACGCACAGGCAGGCTTTACAAGAACCAAGGATTCGTCTTGCTTCTCAGCCCCCGGTTCCAGCCGGCCTAAAACACCCTCGACGATCGCCCGGATATCGATTTCATTCCATTCCATTGTTTTGACCCCGTATGCCGTATCTGCCATATAAACGAGTCATGCTTTTTTACCTTCTTCCCCCGGCCGCCGCCCGAGCCGCCAAGTAAATACGAGAGAAGGAATTGCTGTCCAAACTCGCTCCCCCGATCAATCCGCCGTCGACATCGGGCTGACAAAAGAGCGCGGGGGCGGTAGCCAGCGTCATGCTCCCTCCATAGACAATCCGAACTTTTGCCGCCGTTTCCGGGGAGGTGAAATCAGCAAGAGTTTGCCGGATAAAGGTATGCACCTCCTGGGCTGCCTCCCCACCGGCAGCGAGCCCGGTACCGATCGCCCACACCGGTTCATAAGCGATGACAACGCGTTCGAGCAGCTCCTCCTCGATTCCCTGCAGAGCAAACACTATTTGCCCATTCAAAACGGCAAACGTATTCCCGGCCCAGCGTTCCTCTCCGGTTTCACCGACGCACAAAATGGGAATCAAACCTTTATTTAGGCAAATGTTCATCTTTTGGTTGACTGTACGGTCATTTTCTCCAAAAATTGTCCGGCGCTCCGAGTGTCCGATCAGAACATAACGGCAACCGGCTTCCATCAACATTGCCGCCGATGTCTCACCGGTGAAGGCTCCCTTTTCTTCATAAAAGACATTCTGGGCCCCCAGGGCGATACCGCATCCGGCAAGCTCTCGCAGGGCAGTCTCCAATGAAGTAAACGGAGGGAAAACCGCCAGTTCGACATTGGATTGATCAAAGTCCTGGATTTCCGTTCGGAGCGCCCGGAGCAATCCGACAGTTTCCTGGCGATTCATATGCATTTTCCAGTTCCCGGCAATCAGCATGGTCCGGAGCATGAAATTCCTCCCCCATCGAAAACAGGACCGCTTATTATCAACTTACGTCTTCGTCAAACAAGAAAAAACTCTCCCTACACCACAAAAAACGGCCGAATATCAGGATGAGGATTGGGTATGATCACCTGTTTACACAACAAGCCTTTCCGGCTCACCACCGCAACCGAGGCTTCCACGGCGGAGGTAACCTCATGGATGTCCCCGATGATTTTCCAGTAAGACTTTCCGCCCATCCCGGTAGCCAGCCGGACTTCATTCACCAGTACGTCGGCGGTTTTTGCCGATATGTCCGCGCCTTCGATGCTGGCTATGACCGAAAACGACTCGACCACGGCGACCGCGTCCCATCTTTCACACGGTACCGCCCCCAAAACGGCGGGAACCACCTGGGGATGAAGATTGGGCAGAAAGAGTTCGTCAACCAAGTACCCCTCACCAGCCCGTTTCCCGGCAGTCAATGAGGCATCGACTTCCGCGACTGTTCCGGTGACCAGAACAAAAAATTTACCCGGACAAATGGTTTTCGCGTCGATGATCCGAACGGGGGCCGCCTTAACCATACTGTCCAGCACCTTTATGCCCACCGCGATACTGTTAAGTTCCAGAACTCCCAAAACGGTTATTTCC
This is a stretch of genomic DNA from Atribacteraceae bacterium. It encodes these proteins:
- the tpiA gene encoding triose-phosphate isomerase, whose translation is MLRTMLIAGNWKMHMNRQETVGLLRALRTEIQDFDQSNVELAVFPPFTSLETALRELAGCGIALGAQNVFYEEKGAFTGETSAAMLMEAGCRYVLIGHSERRTIFGENDRTVNQKMNICLNKGLIPILCVGETGEERWAGNTFAVLNGQIVFALQGIEEELLERVVIAYEPVWAIGTGLAAGGEAAQEVHTFIRQTLADFTSPETAAKVRIVYGGSMTLATAPALFCQPDVDGGLIGGASLDSNSFSRIYLAARAAAGGRR
- a CDS encoding aldehyde dehydrogenase family protein, producing the protein MEWNEIDIRAIVEGVLGRLEPGAEKQDESLVLVKPACALHADGQAEAADGLFADIDRAAEAARKAQEELMEIPLDRRRNMIRAIRKTILAHAEVLSMMAVEETGFGRVTDKIEKHRLVALRTPGVEDLDPSAFTDEHGMTLVERAPYGVIGSLIPSTNPTTTVVNNTISMIAGGNAVVFHPHPGAVKCSGHAVSLVQQAIREAGGPENLVTALSVPSLETARAMMKYPDIRLLVVTGGPAVVREAMGSGKKVIAAGPGNPPCVVDETADLVKAGRDIVRGAGFDNNIVCICEKEILAVAGIADRLQEEMKKNGAFALNRTQMEKITQLVLSDPGKPGQAGTVNKAMVGKDAGYIASHIGLNVPGDIRILFSEVSADHPLVWTEQLLPVIPLVRFAHVQQAMEFAVECEHGYRHTAVMHSRNIANLSRMARLMNCSIFVKNGPSYSGLGMGGAGFTSFTIASPTGEGLTRARTFTRERRCTLVDYFRIV
- a CDS encoding BMC domain-containing protein; translation: MEITVLGVLELNSIAVGIKVLDSMVKAAPVRIIDAKTICPGKFFVLVTGTVAEVDASLTAGKRAGEGYLVDELFLPNLHPQVVPAVLGAVPCERWDAVAVVESFSVIASIEGADISAKTADVLVNEVRLATGMGGKSYWKIIGDIHEVTSAVEASVAVVSRKGLLCKQVIIPNPHPDIRPFFVV